The following DNA comes from Lentibacillus sp. Marseille-P4043.
TGCGGATTTTCTCCATAACGTAACGTTTGAACTTTTTCATATGTAGTTGTCAGTACTTCAGGGAAAGACTCTTCCGAAAAATAATTCGCAATCATCGCGTCATAGTTCGCTGTATGGCGAAATACTTTTGCTGCTAACTGTTTGCGTTTTGCCTCATCTAAACTAGCATTTTGTAAATTATCCAATATAGAATCATAGTCATTCGGGTCAACAACAACCGTAACATGTGCAAAGTTCTTCGCAGCAGCTCTTAGCATTGTCGGTCCACCAATGTCGATGTTTTCCACAATTTCTGCTTCCGTAACACCTTCTTTTTCAAGCGTTTGTTTGAATGGATATAAATTGACTACAACCATATCTATCGGAGTGATAGCATGCTCATTAAGCTGCTCCATATGATGAACGTCTTCTCTGTTTGCTAGTAATCCCCCATGTATAAATGGATGCAATGTCTTAACCCTGCCATCCAAAACTTCCGGGAATCCAGTTATTTCTTCGACTGCTTTAGCGTCAATACCAGCGTTTTGAATCGCCTTTAACGTTCCACCAGTCGAAATGATTTCATAACCATGCTCAATAAGACCTTTTGCAAAAGTTTCGATGTTTTGTTTATTAGATACACTGATTAAAGCTCGCTTCTTCATCAAATCACTCCCTATTTTTTGTCTAAAGTTGTTTTCATATGGATTATTATTTTTTAAGTTTGTAGTTGATATATTATGTGCAATAACTAGAAATCAAGTTCGGAGCTTTGACAACCGCTACGGGAAAACACTACGCTTTCCGCGGGCACGGCTTCAGCCTCCGAAGCGGAAAACCGCCGCTTCGAAGTCTTCGGACACGTGCTGGGGCTGCGCTAACTCGCCCCACCGAAAACCATTGTTCCCGCAGGAGTCTCCGTGTTTTCCCTTCGCTAGTAGGTGCTATTACTTGATATACATGCTATATCTACACAAAAATTAGGGAACTTCTACTAGCGGAGTCAGAATACGTAGACTCCTTGAAAATACAGTTCGATTTTCTGCGTGCGATGTAACGCTGCCGAAGCATCCCTTGCCCTATGGGAACAGCACGAGTCCGAAGACCCCGCAGGACAAGGAAAACTTCAGTGGTATTACATCGCACGCAGAAAAAGTGGTTTTCTTTTTCAAGGAAGCGCTCTTTGCTTCCGAGGAGGCTGAGGCCGTGCCCATGGAAAGCGGAGTATTCTGACGGAGCGAACCAAACACTCATATTCCATTGGAACGGGAAGAAAGTGTCACCAAAGAGAACTTCATTACTGCGCATTATATATCTATTGTGCAAAAAACAACAAATGGCTTCGGTGGGGCGAGTAATCGCAGTCCCAATCTATCAGAAAAAATCCTTGTCTAAAATTTGATTGATTATTTCAGGGTACAATCGATGTTCAACCCGCTGGATTCTTTCTTGTAGTGCTTCTTTTGTATCATCTGACAAAATTTCAACTTCCTGTTGGGCAATGATTGGACCCGTATCCATTCCAGCATCAACATAATGGACCGTTACCCCCGTTTTCTTTGAACGAGCAGCAAATGCCTGCCCAATCGCATCTTTCCCGGGAAACTCCGGCAACAAGGATGGGTGGATATTCACAATCCTTTTCACAAACTGGTTACGCAATGTGGGACCAATGATTCGCATATATCCCGCTAGAAAAATCCATTCCACATCCATGAATTTCAATTTATCCACCACTTCTTGCTCATGTGCCTCTTTAGACGGATACTGTTTTGGATCAAACACAAATGTTGAAACTCCGAATCTCTTTGCCTTTTCAATAACACCAGCGTCCGGCTTATCACAAACGAGCAGCACGACATCGCATGCTAGTTTCCCTTCTATCGCAGCTTCCATGATGGCTTGAAAATTACTTCCCGTTCCAGAGGCAAATACTGCTGCCTTCACATTATTCATGAATCAAAATGCACCCCTTCATTATCCGTCACAATCCCAATAATGCTTGCTTTTTCTCCGGTAGCATGTAACACGGAAAGCGCACGATCCGTATCTTCTTTGTCAACAACAAGCGCCATGCCAATTCCCATGTTAAATACACCATACATTTCATCATCCGATATGTTGTCAAGCTCTTGTAAAAAGGAAAAGATTGCTGGCTTTTCCCAATTTGAT
Coding sequences within:
- the purN gene encoding phosphoribosylglycinamide formyltransferase, whose product is MNNVKAAVFASGTGSNFQAIMEAAIEGKLACDVVLLVCDKPDAGVIEKAKRFGVSTFVFDPKQYPSKEAHEQEVVDKLKFMDVEWIFLAGYMRIIGPTLRNQFVKRIVNIHPSLLPEFPGKDAIGQAFAARSKKTGVTVHYVDAGMDTGPIIAQQEVEILSDDTKEALQERIQRVEHRLYPEIINQILDKDFF